Proteins from a genomic interval of Pseudomonas anuradhapurensis:
- a CDS encoding Maf family protein, whose amino-acid sequence MLPLLLASSSAYRRELLARLRLPFSWASPDIDEQRLPGEPAADLVRRLARQKAQALASSHPAHLIIGSDQVAVLGEQVLGKPHTFERACEQLLECSGQQVSFLTGLALLNSATGQCQVDCVPFTVTLRELSREQVERYVAAEQPLDCAGSFKAEGLGVSLFQSTHGCDATSLIGLPLIRLVDMLTREGMAIP is encoded by the coding sequence ATGCTTCCTCTGTTACTGGCTTCCAGCTCTGCCTATCGCCGCGAACTGCTCGCACGGCTGCGCCTGCCCTTCAGCTGGGCAAGCCCTGACATAGACGAACAGCGCCTGCCTGGCGAACCAGCAGCGGACCTGGTGCGGCGCCTGGCCAGGCAGAAGGCACAAGCGCTGGCCAGCAGCCACCCCGCACACCTGATCATTGGTTCGGACCAGGTTGCGGTGCTGGGCGAACAGGTACTGGGCAAGCCGCACACCTTCGAGCGCGCCTGCGAGCAATTGCTGGAGTGCAGCGGGCAACAGGTGAGTTTTCTGACCGGGCTGGCACTACTGAACAGCGCCACCGGGCAATGCCAGGTGGATTGCGTGCCGTTTACCGTGACATTGCGTGAACTGAGCCGCGAGCAGGTGGAGCGCTATGTGGCGGCAGAACAGCCGCTGGATTGCGCTGGCAGCTTCAAGGCGGAGGGGCTGGGGGTGAGCCTGTTCCAGAGCACGCACGGGTGCGATGCGACCAGCCTGATCGGGCTGCCTTTGATTCGGCTGGTGGATATGCTGACCAGGGAAGGCATGGCCATCCCTTGA
- the rne gene encoding ribonuclease E yields the protein MKRMLINATQPEELRVALVDGQRLYDLDIESGAREQKKANIYKGKITRIEPSLEAAFVDFGSERHGFLPLKEISREYFKKAPEGRVNIKEVLSEGQEVIVQVEKEERGNKGAALTTFISLAGRYLVLMPNNPRAGGISRRIEGEERNELREALNGLTVPGDMGLIVRTAGLGRSSEEMQWDLDYLLQLWTAIKEASQDRAAPFLIYQESNVIIRAIRDYLRQDIGEVLIDSIDAQEEALTFIRQVMPQYASKVKLYEDSVPLFNRFQIESQIETAFQRVVDLPSGGSIVIDPTEALVSIDINSARATKGSDIEETALQTNLEAAEEIARQLRLRDIGGLIVIDFIDMTPAKNQRAVEERVRECLEADRARVQVGRISRFGLLEMSRQRLRPSLGESSGIVCPRCSGTGIIRDVESLSLAILRLIEEEALKDRTAEVRAQVPIPVAAFLLNEKRNSITKIELRTRARIIILPNDHLETPHFEVQRLRDDNPEVLSNQSSYEIAAAEAEEAPQPTATRTLVRQEAAVKTAPARANAPVPTAVEEQQPAAPATPAPSAPEPSLFKGLVKSLVSLFAGKEEPAAAPVVTATEKPAAERSPRNEERRNGRQQSRNRNGRRDEERKPREERAERAPREERQPREERAPREERAPREERAPREERAPREERAPRQPREDRRGNRGEERVRELREPLDATPAEREERQPREERVAREERAPREERAPREERAPREERAPREERAPREERAPREERAPREERAPREERAPREERAPREERAPREERAPRPPREERQPRAAEEAAVQAAELAEEQLPSEELLQDEQEGTDGERPRRRSRGQRRRSNRRERQRNANGELIEGSDEEGNEEQPQQHQATELGAELAAGLAVTAAVASSNISAEAEAQANQQAEQATAEVAAAETGDREAAQPVEQAEAAAKAEEVAVAPVVEQPFSEPVVAVEASAEPVVEVAPQPVVEAAPAAEPAVASEAATEAPAVEAGEIEQAPAVIETAAVAEQPAPVVEAQPEVVAAEPAPVVVEPVVVEPAPVAAPVVAEPATVMLANGRAPNDPREVRRRKREAEAAAKAAQEAAAAAEEPALESTDEQKPHHG from the coding sequence ATGAAAAGAATGCTGATTAACGCAACTCAACCCGAAGAGTTGCGTGTAGCCCTGGTGGACGGCCAACGTCTCTACGACCTGGACATCGAGTCCGGCGCGCGTGAGCAGAAAAAGGCCAACATCTACAAAGGCAAGATCACCCGCATCGAACCCAGCCTCGAAGCCGCCTTCGTCGACTTCGGCTCCGAACGTCACGGCTTCCTGCCGCTGAAAGAAATCTCCCGCGAATACTTCAAGAAAGCCCCCGAAGGGCGGGTCAACATCAAGGAAGTGCTGAGCGAAGGCCAGGAAGTCATCGTCCAGGTCGAGAAGGAAGAGCGCGGCAACAAAGGCGCCGCCCTCACCACCTTCATCAGCCTGGCCGGCCGCTACCTGGTACTGATGCCGAACAACCCGCGTGCCGGTGGCATCTCCCGCCGCATCGAAGGCGAGGAACGCAACGAACTGCGCGAAGCCCTGAACGGCCTGACCGTGCCGGGCGACATGGGCCTGATCGTGCGCACTGCCGGCCTTGGCCGCAGCAGCGAAGAAATGCAGTGGGACCTCGATTACCTGCTGCAACTGTGGACCGCCATCAAGGAAGCGTCCCAGGACCGCGCCGCACCGTTCCTGATCTACCAGGAAAGCAACGTCATCATCCGCGCCATTCGCGACTACCTGCGCCAGGACATCGGCGAAGTGCTGATCGACAGCATCGATGCCCAGGAAGAAGCCCTGACCTTCATCCGCCAGGTGATGCCGCAGTACGCCAGCAAGGTCAAGCTGTACGAAGACAGCGTGCCGCTGTTCAACCGTTTCCAGATCGAAAGCCAGATCGAGACCGCCTTCCAGCGCGTGGTCGACCTGCCGTCCGGTGGCTCGATCGTGATCGACCCCACCGAGGCCCTGGTGTCCATCGACATCAACTCGGCGCGTGCGACCAAAGGCAGCGACATCGAAGAAACCGCCCTGCAGACCAACCTGGAAGCGGCCGAGGAAATCGCCCGCCAGCTGCGCCTGCGTGACATCGGCGGCCTGATCGTCATCGACTTCATCGACATGACCCCGGCGAAGAACCAGCGTGCCGTGGAAGAACGCGTCCGCGAATGCCTGGAAGCCGACCGCGCCCGCGTCCAGGTCGGCCGCATCTCGCGCTTCGGCCTGCTGGAAATGTCCCGCCAGCGCCTGCGTCCATCGCTGGGCGAAAGCAGCGGCATCGTCTGCCCGCGCTGCTCCGGCACCGGCATCATCCGCGACGTCGAGTCGCTGTCGCTGGCCATCCTGCGCCTGATCGAAGAAGAAGCCCTGAAAGACCGCACTGCCGAAGTGCGCGCCCAGGTGCCGATCCCGGTAGCCGCGTTCCTGCTCAACGAGAAGCGCAACTCGATCACCAAGATCGAACTGCGCACCCGTGCACGGATCATCATCCTGCCGAACGACCACCTGGAAACCCCGCACTTCGAAGTCCAGCGCCTGCGCGACGACAACCCGGAAGTGCTGAGCAACCAGTCCAGCTACGAAATCGCCGCCGCCGAAGCCGAAGAAGCACCGCAGCCAACGGCCACCCGCACCTTGGTTCGCCAGGAAGCCGCGGTGAAGACCGCCCCGGCCCGTGCCAATGCGCCGGTTCCGACCGCCGTTGAAGAGCAGCAGCCAGCCGCACCGGCCACCCCTGCGCCGAGCGCGCCGGAGCCGAGCCTGTTCAAGGGCCTGGTGAAATCGCTGGTCAGCCTGTTCGCCGGCAAGGAAGAACCTGCCGCCGCGCCGGTCGTCACTGCCACCGAAAAACCGGCTGCCGAACGCAGCCCGCGCAACGAAGAACGCCGCAACGGCCGCCAGCAGAGCCGCAACCGCAACGGCCGCCGCGACGAGGAACGCAAGCCACGCGAAGAGCGTGCCGAGCGTGCACCACGTGAAGAGCGCCAGCCACGCGAGGAGCGTGCACCGCGCGAAGAGCGTGCGCCACGTGAAGAACGCGCCCCACGCGAAGAGCGTGCACCGCGTGAAGAACGTGCCCCACGCCAGCCACGCGAAGACCGCCGCGGCAACCGTGGCGAAGAGCGCGTGCGTGAACTGCGTGAGCCGCTGGACGCCACCCCTGCCGAGCGCGAGGAGCGTCAGCCGCGTGAAGAGCGTGTAGCCCGCGAAGAGCGTGCACCGCGAGAGGAACGTGCTCCGCGTGAAGAGCGTGCTCCACGTGAAGAACGCGCCCCGCGCGAAGAACGTGCTCCTCGCGAAGAACGCGCCCCGCGCGAAGAGCGTGCTCCTCGTGAGGAACGCGCCCCTCGCGAAGAACGTGCTCCTCGTGAAGAACGCGCCCCTCGCGAAGAGCGTGCTCCCCGTGAAGAACGTGCCCCGCGCCCACCGCGAGAAGAGCGCCAGCCACGCGCAGCCGAAGAAGCGGCCGTGCAGGCTGCCGAACTGGCCGAAGAGCAACTGCCGAGCGAAGAGTTGCTGCAGGACGAACAGGAAGGCACCGATGGCGAGCGCCCACGCCGCCGCTCCCGTGGCCAGCGTCGTCGCAGCAACCGTCGTGAGCGTCAGCGCAACGCCAATGGCGAGCTGATCGAAGGCAGCGACGAAGAAGGCAACGAAGAGCAGCCGCAACAGCACCAAGCCACCGAGCTGGGTGCCGAACTGGCTGCGGGCCTGGCCGTGACTGCGGCTGTCGCCAGCAGCAACATCAGCGCCGAAGCCGAAGCCCAGGCCAACCAGCAGGCCGAGCAGGCTACCGCTGAAGTCGCTGCTGCAGAAACCGGCGACCGCGAAGCCGCCCAGCCTGTAGAGCAGGCCGAAGCAGCCGCCAAGGCGGAAGAAGTTGCCGTGGCACCGGTGGTCGAGCAACCGTTCAGCGAGCCTGTGGTCGCAGTCGAGGCAAGCGCCGAGCCTGTGGTCGAAGTCGCACCGCAGCCCGTGGTTGAAGCGGCACCAGCCGCCGAGCCAGCCGTGGCTAGCGAAGCTGCGACCGAAGCACCTGCCGTCGAGGCCGGTGAAATCGAACAGGCCCCGGCCGTGATCGAAACCGCCGCGGTTGCCGAACAGCCTGCGCCGGTTGTCGAGGCCCAGCCAGAAGTGGTTGCCGCCGAGCCTGCCCCGGTGGTCGTCGAGCCGGTAGTCGTCGAGCCTGCCCCGGTTGCAGCCCCTGTGGTTGCCGAACCTGCCACTGTCATGCTGGCCAACGGCCGTGCGCCGAACGATCCGCGTGAAGTGCGCCGCCGCAAGCGTGAGGCCGAGGCTGCCGCCAAAGCCGCACAGGAAGCTGCAGCAGCGGCCGAGGAACCCGCCCTGGAATCCACCGATGAGCAAAAACCTCATCACGGTTGA
- the lpxK gene encoding tetraacyldisaccharide 4'-kinase — MAFADRLLAAWYAGHPALALLRPLEALYRCVVTRKRARFVRGESTSYRAPVPVIVVGNITVGGTGKTPMILWLIEHCRRQGLKVGVVSRGYGAKPPQLPWRVRAEQPAEQAGDEPLLIVQRSGVPLMIDPDRSRAVQALLASESLDLILCDDGMQHYRLARDLELVLIDAARGLGNGRCLPAGPLREPAERLHDADAVLFNGSRDDRADGFGFCLQPSALVNLRSGERHALDHFPAGQRLHAVAGIGNPQRFFNTLLGLNWQPVPHPFADHAQFNAASLAFSPPLPLVMTEKDAVKCRAFAADDWWYLAVDAQPTAAFSTWFDNQLQRLLRKP, encoded by the coding sequence ATGGCCTTCGCCGACCGATTGCTCGCGGCCTGGTACGCCGGGCACCCGGCCCTGGCACTATTGCGCCCGCTGGAGGCGCTGTACCGCTGCGTGGTCACCCGCAAGCGGGCGCGTTTCGTGCGTGGCGAAAGTACCAGCTACCGGGCCCCGGTGCCGGTCATCGTGGTCGGCAACATCACCGTGGGCGGTACCGGCAAGACGCCGATGATCCTCTGGCTGATCGAGCACTGCCGCCGCCAGGGGCTGAAGGTCGGGGTAGTCAGCCGTGGCTATGGCGCCAAGCCGCCGCAGCTGCCATGGCGCGTGCGGGCCGAGCAGCCTGCCGAGCAGGCCGGCGACGAACCGCTGCTGATCGTGCAGCGCAGCGGCGTGCCGCTGATGATCGACCCCGACCGCTCCCGCGCGGTACAGGCATTGCTGGCCAGCGAATCCCTCGACCTGATCCTCTGCGACGACGGCATGCAGCACTACCGCCTGGCGCGTGACCTCGAGCTGGTGCTGATCGATGCCGCCCGCGGCCTGGGCAATGGCCGCTGCCTGCCGGCGGGGCCGTTGCGTGAGCCGGCCGAGCGCCTGCACGATGCGGATGCGGTACTGTTCAACGGTAGCCGCGACGACCGCGCCGATGGCTTCGGCTTCTGCCTGCAACCGTCCGCCCTGGTCAACTTGCGCAGTGGCGAGCGCCACGCGCTCGATCACTTCCCCGCTGGCCAACGCCTGCATGCGGTGGCCGGTATCGGCAATCCACAACGTTTCTTCAATACCCTGCTAGGGCTAAACTGGCAGCCGGTGCCGCATCCCTTTGCCGACCATGCGCAGTTCAACGCCGCAAGCCTGGCCTTCAGCCCACCGCTGCCACTGGTCATGACCGAGAAGGACGCGGTGAAATGCCGGGCCTTCGCCGCTGACGACTGGTGGTACCTGGCTGTCGACGCACAGCCCACGGCGGCTTTCAGCACCTGGTTCGACAACCAGTTGCAACGCTTGCTGCGCAAGCCCTGA
- the kdsB gene encoding 3-deoxy-manno-octulosonate cytidylyltransferase, whose amino-acid sequence MSLNFTVVIPARLRSTRLPGKPLLPIAGKPMVQHVWEQARKSSAGRVVIATDDASIVEACQAFGAEVLLTRADHESGTDRLAEVAARLGLPADAIVVNVQGDEPLIPPVIIDQVAANLAANPQAGIATLAEPVHEPETVFNPNAVKVVSDKHGLALTFSRAPLPWARDAFATDRNQLPAGVPYRRHIGMYAYRVGFLQDFVSWGPCWLEQTESLEQLRALWHGVRIHVEDAIEAPAVGVDTPEDLERVRRLLEA is encoded by the coding sequence ATGAGCCTGAACTTCACCGTGGTGATTCCTGCCCGCCTGCGCTCCACGCGCCTGCCGGGCAAGCCATTGCTGCCGATCGCCGGCAAGCCGATGGTCCAGCATGTGTGGGAACAGGCGCGCAAGAGCAGCGCCGGCCGCGTGGTCATCGCCACTGACGATGCCAGCATCGTCGAGGCCTGCCAGGCCTTTGGCGCCGAAGTGCTGCTGACCCGTGCCGACCACGAATCGGGCACCGACCGCCTGGCCGAGGTGGCCGCGCGCCTGGGCCTGCCAGCCGATGCCATCGTGGTCAACGTGCAGGGCGACGAGCCGCTGATCCCGCCAGTGATCATCGACCAGGTGGCGGCCAACCTGGCCGCGAACCCGCAGGCTGGCATCGCCACCCTGGCCGAGCCTGTGCATGAGCCGGAAACCGTGTTCAACCCCAATGCGGTCAAGGTAGTCAGTGACAAGCATGGCCTGGCCCTGACCTTCAGCCGCGCGCCGTTGCCCTGGGCGCGTGACGCGTTCGCCACCGACCGTAACCAGCTGCCGGCGGGCGTGCCTTACCGTCGCCACATCGGCATGTACGCCTACCGTGTCGGCTTCCTGCAGGACTTCGTCAGCTGGGGACCGTGCTGGCTCGAGCAGACCGAATCGCTGGAGCAGCTGCGGGCGTTGTGGCACGGCGTGCGCATTCACGTCGAGGACGCCATCGAGGCGCCTGCCGTGGGCGTGGATACTCCGGAAGACCTGGAGCGCGTACGGCGCTTGCTGGAGGCCTGA
- a CDS encoding low molecular weight protein-tyrosine-phosphatase, whose product MRILFVCLGNICRSPTAEGVLRHQLQAAGLADKVHVASAGTGDWHVGKAPDSRTCKAALARGYDLSQQRAQQVKAAHFAEYDLILAMDESNLSHLRALRPHTAVGELDLFLRRYGAALDEVPDPYYGGADGFEQVLDLVEAACQALVLEIKGRL is encoded by the coding sequence ATGCGCATTCTGTTCGTCTGTTTGGGCAATATCTGCCGCTCGCCCACGGCCGAAGGCGTGCTGCGCCATCAACTGCAGGCTGCCGGGCTAGCCGACAAAGTGCATGTGGCTTCGGCCGGCACGGGTGACTGGCATGTCGGCAAGGCCCCCGACAGCCGTACCTGCAAGGCGGCGCTCGCGCGTGGCTATGACCTGTCGCAGCAGCGCGCCCAGCAGGTCAAGGCGGCGCATTTTGCCGAATACGACCTGATCCTGGCCATGGACGAGAGCAACCTCAGCCATCTGCGTGCCTTGCGCCCGCACACGGCAGTGGGGGAGCTTGACCTGTTCCTGCGCCGCTATGGCGCAGCGCTGGATGAAGTGCCAGACCCGTACTACGGCGGTGCCGACGGCTTCGAGCAGGTGCTCGACCTGGTCGAGGCGGCGTGTCAGGCGCTGGTGCTGGAAATCAAGGGGCGGCTATGA
- the murB gene encoding UDP-N-acetylmuramate dehydrogenase, translating into MTLQWQEQVSLKPYNTFGIDVKARYFSPAHDDQEVRQALSQAQQHGLPVLVIGGGSNLLLTRDIDAWVLHMASRGRRVLSDDGERIVVEAEAGEPWHPFVQWTLAQGYCGLENLSLIPGTVGAAPMQNVGAYGVEIKDVFVGLTALDRETGALRDFGLAECAFGYRDSLFKRNPGRWLILRVRFALSRTLHAHLDYGPVRQRLAEQGVSEPTAQAISEAICSIRREKLPDPAQLGNAGSFFKNPVVAAAQVERIRAQYPGVVAYPQADGQVKLAAGWLIEQAGWKGYREGDAGVHRLQSLVLVNHGQASGAQMHALARRIQADILERFGVELEMEPNLY; encoded by the coding sequence ATGACACTGCAGTGGCAGGAGCAGGTATCGCTCAAGCCTTACAACACCTTTGGCATCGACGTGAAGGCGCGTTATTTCAGCCCGGCCCATGACGACCAGGAAGTGCGCCAGGCCTTGAGCCAGGCGCAGCAGCATGGCTTGCCGGTGCTGGTGATTGGTGGTGGCAGCAATCTGTTGCTGACCAGGGATATCGACGCATGGGTATTGCACATGGCCAGTCGTGGCCGGCGTGTACTCAGTGACGACGGCGAACGCATCGTGGTCGAGGCCGAAGCCGGTGAGCCCTGGCACCCGTTCGTGCAATGGACGCTGGCGCAGGGCTATTGCGGGCTGGAGAACCTCAGCCTGATCCCTGGCACGGTTGGCGCCGCGCCGATGCAGAACGTCGGCGCCTACGGCGTGGAAATCAAGGATGTTTTCGTCGGCCTGACCGCCCTCGACCGTGAGACCGGCGCATTGCGTGACTTCGGCCTGGCGGAGTGTGCCTTTGGTTATCGCGACAGCTTGTTCAAGCGCAACCCTGGGCGCTGGTTGATCCTGCGGGTGCGCTTTGCCTTGAGCCGCACCTTGCACGCCCACCTGGATTACGGCCCGGTGCGTCAGCGCCTGGCCGAGCAGGGCGTGAGCGAGCCGACCGCGCAGGCGATCAGCGAAGCGATCTGCAGCATTCGCCGCGAGAAGTTGCCAGACCCGGCACAACTGGGCAATGCCGGGAGCTTCTTCAAGAACCCGGTGGTAGCGGCGGCGCAGGTCGAGCGTATTCGGGCCCAGTACCCTGGCGTGGTGGCTTATCCTCAGGCCGACGGGCAGGTGAAGCTGGCCGCTGGCTGGTTGATCGAGCAGGCCGGCTGGAAGGGCTACCGCGAGGGCGATGCCGGGGTGCATCGCCTGCAGTCGCTGGTGCTGGTCAACCATGGCCAGGCGAGCGGGGCGCAGATGCATGCGCTGGCGCGGCGGATCCAGGCCGATATCCTGGAGCGCTTTGGCGTCGAGCTGGAGATGGAGCCCAACCTCTACTGA
- the rluC gene encoding 23S rRNA pseudouridine(955/2504/2580) synthase RluC translates to MTTNTPPTSGVQLIEVAPELAGQRIDNFLITALKGVPKTLVYRILRKGEVRVNKGRVKPEYKIQAGDIVRVPPVRLPERDEPAPVAQGLLQRLEAAIVYEDKALIVMNKPAGIAVHGGSGLSFGVIEALRQLRPDAKELELVHRLDRDTSGLLMIAKKRSMLRHLHAALRGDGVDKRYMALVRGHWPTSKKQVSAPLLKSNLRSGERMVEVNDEGKEALTLFRVLRRFGEFATIVEARPITGRTHQIRVHTLHAGHMIAGDSKYGDEDFSREIRELGGKRLFLHAYALTVPLPDGGELKLEAPVDEVWAKTVERLSAS, encoded by the coding sequence ATGACGACCAATACCCCCCCGACTTCCGGCGTTCAGCTGATCGAAGTCGCGCCGGAACTTGCCGGCCAACGCATCGACAATTTCCTTATCACGGCCCTCAAGGGCGTGCCCAAGACGCTGGTCTACCGCATCCTGCGCAAGGGTGAAGTGCGGGTCAACAAGGGCCGCGTCAAGCCGGAATACAAGATCCAGGCTGGCGACATCGTGCGGGTACCGCCGGTCCGCCTGCCCGAGCGCGACGAGCCGGCTCCGGTGGCCCAGGGCCTGCTGCAGCGCCTGGAAGCTGCCATCGTCTACGAAGACAAGGCGCTGATCGTGATGAACAAGCCGGCCGGCATCGCCGTGCATGGCGGCAGCGGCCTGAGCTTTGGCGTGATCGAGGCGCTGCGCCAGCTGCGCCCGGATGCCAAGGAACTGGAGCTGGTGCACCGCCTGGATCGCGACACCTCCGGCCTGCTGATGATTGCCAAGAAGCGCAGCATGCTGCGCCACCTGCATGCTGCGCTGCGCGGTGATGGTGTCGACAAGCGCTACATGGCGCTGGTGCGCGGCCACTGGCCGACGTCGAAGAAGCAGGTCAGCGCGCCGTTGCTCAAGAGCAACCTGCGTTCCGGCGAGCGCATGGTCGAGGTCAACGATGAAGGCAAGGAAGCCTTGACCCTGTTCCGCGTGCTGCGCCGCTTTGGCGAGTTCGCCACCATTGTCGAGGCGCGCCCGATCACCGGCCGTACCCACCAGATCCGCGTGCACACCCTGCATGCCGGGCATATGATCGCCGGCGACAGCAAGTACGGCGATGAAGACTTCAGCCGCGAAATTCGCGAGCTGGGTGGCAAGCGCCTGTTCCTGCATGCCTACGCGCTGACCGTGCCGCTGCCGGACGGCGGCGAGCTGAAGCTCGAGGCGCCGGTGGATGAGGTGTGGGCGAAAACCGTTGAGCGGCTGAGTGCATCCTGA
- a CDS encoding Trm112 family protein, whose amino-acid sequence MDTKLLDILACPITKGPLKLSADKTELISKGAGLAYPIRDGIPVMLESEARTLTDDERLDK is encoded by the coding sequence ATGGACACCAAACTGCTCGATATCCTGGCCTGCCCGATCACCAAAGGCCCGCTCAAGCTCAGTGCCGACAAGACCGAGCTGATCAGCAAGGGCGCAGGCCTGGCCTACCCGATCCGCGATGGCATCCCGGTGATGCTGGAAAGCGAGGCACGTACCCTGACCGACGACGAGCGTCTGGACAAATGA
- a CDS encoding YceD family protein, whose protein sequence is MLNDPIPPHVDPRKLADRGVTINGSLQLADLERLCDPLSDNVGTVQAKFDFERDEQHVVVIHSELDVEVKMVCQRCLELVTLPIHSECTYAVVKEGANTQSLPKGYDVLELGEDPLDLQALIEEELLLALPIVPAHHPEECQQPAGADEPESSKDEVSRSNPFSVLAQLKRDPNV, encoded by the coding sequence ATGTTGAATGACCCGATTCCACCTCACGTTGACCCGCGCAAATTGGCTGATCGCGGCGTAACCATCAACGGTTCGCTGCAACTCGCTGATTTGGAAAGACTCTGCGACCCGCTTTCCGACAATGTCGGTACGGTGCAGGCGAAGTTCGATTTTGAACGAGATGAACAGCACGTAGTGGTTATCCACAGCGAGCTGGACGTCGAGGTCAAGATGGTTTGCCAGCGTTGTCTTGAGCTGGTCACCCTGCCGATCCACAGCGAATGTACATACGCCGTGGTGAAGGAGGGTGCGAATACCCAGTCGTTGCCGAAAGGCTATGACGTGCTGGAACTGGGCGAAGATCCATTGGATCTGCAGGCATTGATCGAGGAAGAGCTTCTGCTCGCCTTGCCGATCGTGCCTGCTCACCATCCGGAAGAATGCCAGCAGCCGGCGGGCGCAGACGAGCCCGAATCGAGCAAGGACGAGGTATCGCGGTCCAACCCGTTCAGTGTTTTGGCGCAGTTAAAGCGTGACCCAAACGTTTAG
- a CDS encoding HAD family hydrolase, whose product MKKGYELLIFDWDGTLADSIGRIVEAMNAAAERAGEGQSSDDAIKGIIGLALGEAIHTLYPHLAPAQVESFRQHYADIYMALDQQPSPLFDGVVESLDAFRAEGYRLAVATGKARRGLDRVLKANGWEQFFDITRAADETRGKPHPRMLEEILGHCGVEAGRALMIGDSAFDLQMASNAGMHSAAVGYGAMSLQALAEFGPQVCIDHFSQLREWLGGSAIPFPR is encoded by the coding sequence ATGAAAAAGGGCTATGAGCTACTGATCTTCGACTGGGATGGCACGTTGGCCGACTCCATCGGGCGCATCGTCGAGGCCATGAACGCCGCCGCCGAGCGTGCCGGCGAGGGGCAAAGCAGCGATGATGCGATCAAGGGCATCATCGGCCTGGCCCTGGGCGAGGCGATCCACACCCTGTACCCGCACCTGGCGCCTGCACAAGTCGAAAGCTTCCGTCAGCACTATGCCGATATCTACATGGCCCTGGATCAGCAGCCCTCGCCGCTGTTCGATGGCGTGGTGGAGTCGCTGGATGCCTTCCGTGCCGAGGGTTACCGCCTGGCGGTGGCCACCGGCAAGGCACGCCGTGGGCTGGACCGGGTGCTCAAGGCCAATGGTTGGGAGCAGTTCTTCGACATCACCCGCGCCGCCGACGAGACCCGTGGCAAGCCGCACCCGCGCATGCTCGAGGAAATTCTCGGTCATTGTGGTGTCGAAGCGGGGCGTGCGCTGATGATCGGCGATTCGGCGTTCGACCTGCAGATGGCCAGCAATGCCGGCATGCATTCGGCGGCCGTGGGCTATGGTGCCATGTCGCTGCAGGCGCTGGCCGAGTTCGGGCCGCAGGTATGCATCGATCACTTTTCCCAGTTGCGCGAGTGGCTGGGCGGTTCCGCAATTCCTTTTCCAAGGTAG
- a CDS encoding S49 family peptidase yields the protein MADEWKAPETEPDEREARNSWRLLEKTLLANVQEHRRTRRWGIFFKLLTFVYLFGILALFTPLMDMDKAASRNVSHTALVEVRGMIADQESASADNIVKGLREAFKDSKTKAVVLRINSPGGSPVQAGYVYDEIRRLRAEYPAIKLYAVITDLGASGAYYIASAADEIYADKASLVGSIGVTAAGYGFVGTMEKLGVERRAYTSGEHKAFLDPFSPEKPDETRFWQGVLDVTHKQFIAMVKQGRGERLKDKDHPELFSGLVWSGEQAKELGLVDGLGSASYVAREIVGEKELVDFTVQESPLDRFSKRVGASVAEHLAMWMGFQGPQLR from the coding sequence ATGGCAGACGAATGGAAAGCCCCTGAGACCGAACCCGACGAGCGCGAAGCGCGCAACAGCTGGCGGCTGCTGGAAAAGACCCTGTTGGCGAACGTCCAGGAGCATCGCCGGACGCGTCGCTGGGGGATCTTCTTCAAGCTGCTGACCTTCGTCTACCTGTTCGGCATCCTGGCGTTGTTCACGCCGCTGATGGACATGGACAAGGCCGCGTCGCGCAATGTCAGCCATACCGCGTTGGTCGAAGTGCGCGGCATGATTGCCGATCAGGAGTCGGCCAGCGCCGACAACATCGTCAAGGGCTTGCGCGAGGCGTTCAAGGACAGCAAGACCAAGGCGGTAGTGCTGCGTATCAACAGCCCGGGTGGCAGCCCGGTGCAGGCGGGCTACGTGTATGACGAAATCCGCCGCCTGCGCGCCGAGTATCCGGCCATCAAGCTGTATGCGGTGATCACTGACCTGGGCGCTTCCGGTGCTTACTACATTGCCAGTGCGGCGGACGAGATCTACGCCGACAAGGCCAGCCTGGTGGGCTCCATCGGCGTGACGGCGGCGGGTTACGGCTTTGTTGGCACCATGGAGAAGCTGGGCGTCGAGCGGCGGGCCTATACCTCGGGCGAGCACAAGGCCTTCCTCGACCCGTTCTCGCCGGAAAAACCTGACGAGACCCGCTTCTGGCAAGGTGTGCTGGATGTCACCCACAAGCAATTCATCGCCATGGTCAAGCAAGGGCGCGGCGAACGCCTGAAGGACAAGGACCACCCTGAGCTGTTCAGTGGCCTGGTCTGGTCGGGTGAGCAGGCCAAGGAGCTGGGCTTGGTCGATGGGCTGGGCAGTGCCAGCTACGTGGCGCGGGAAATCGTTGGCGAAAAAGAGCTGGTGGATTTCACCGTGCAGGAATCGCCGCTCGATCGCTTCTCCAAGCGCGTAGGGGCCAGCGTGGCCGAGCACCTGGCCATGTGGATGGGGTTCCAGGGGCCGCAGTTGCGCTGA